The Pseudofrankia inefficax genome window below encodes:
- a CDS encoding ACT domain-containing protein, with translation MSYLLRLLLPDRPGALGAVATALGRVGIDIISLAVVERSTDGAIDDLVVQLPMGGLADSALTAAHSVAGVRVESLRPYLADGAGVSDDLDLVDALTDRPGEAAAMLADLVPGVFHADWALLLDYAGPGDVRIREASVGAPDLGVYDYASPPRAIEPVPWLPLPEARVIDPAEGGLPARWSERGMELAAAPVGCAELVILIGRPGGPRFRSSEVARLAHLAGITASLARRTAL, from the coding sequence ATGTCGTACCTCCTGCGTCTGCTGCTGCCCGACCGACCCGGCGCGCTGGGGGCGGTGGCGACGGCGCTGGGGCGGGTCGGGATCGACATCATCAGCCTCGCCGTCGTCGAACGGTCGACGGACGGCGCGATCGACGACCTGGTGGTGCAGCTGCCCATGGGTGGCCTCGCGGACAGCGCGCTGACGGCCGCGCACTCGGTCGCGGGCGTGCGGGTCGAGTCGCTGCGGCCGTACCTCGCGGACGGGGCCGGGGTCAGCGACGACCTGGACCTGGTGGACGCGCTCACCGACCGGCCGGGCGAGGCGGCCGCCATGCTCGCCGACCTCGTGCCCGGGGTCTTCCACGCGGACTGGGCTCTGCTGCTCGACTACGCCGGGCCGGGCGACGTGCGCATCCGGGAGGCGTCGGTCGGCGCGCCGGACCTGGGCGTGTACGACTACGCGAGCCCGCCGCGGGCGATCGAGCCGGTGCCGTGGCTGCCGCTGCCCGAGGCCCGGGTGATCGACCCGGCCGAAGGCGGCCTGCCTGCGCGCTGGTCCGAACGCGGCATGGAGCTCGCCGCCGCCCCCGTCGGCTGCGCCGAGCTGGTGATCCTCATCGGCCGTCCCGGTGGCCCGAGGTTCCGCTCCTCCGAGGTCGCCCGCCTGGCCCACCTGGCCGGCATCACCGCGTCCCTCGCCCGCCGCACAGCGCTGTAG
- a CDS encoding GntR family transcriptional regulator: MLDEGTPLFAQIAERLAEEIADGALAEGGRVPSTNELAAFYRINPATAAKGINVLTDDGLLEKRRGIGMFVAAGARDRLIQERRKRFAERYVAPLVTEATRLGIDAETLTALIHEASHTQEGVTP, from the coding sequence TTGCTCGATGAGGGGACACCGCTGTTCGCCCAGATCGCCGAGCGACTGGCCGAGGAGATCGCCGATGGCGCCCTGGCGGAGGGCGGACGAGTGCCATCGACCAACGAGTTGGCCGCCTTCTACCGGATCAACCCAGCCACCGCGGCGAAGGGAATCAACGTGCTGACCGACGACGGACTGCTGGAGAAGCGGCGCGGCATCGGCATGTTCGTCGCCGCGGGCGCCCGGGACCGCCTGATCCAGGAGCGCCGCAAGCGGTTCGCGGAGCGCTATGTCGCCCCGCTGGTCACCGAGGCCACCCGGCTCGGGATCGACGCCGAGACCCTGACCGCCCTGATCCACGAGGCCAGCCACACGCAGGAGGGCGTCACCCCATGA
- the gatA gene encoding Asp-tRNA(Asn)/Glu-tRNA(Gln) amidotransferase subunit GatA: MTDASADVVRLTAVETAAAIAAGELSAVEATQAALDRIAKVDDAVHAFLHVDVEGALATAAGVDTRRAAGEQLGPLAGVPLALKDVLTAKGQPTTCGSRILEGWYPPYDATVTARLRAADVVILGKANMDEFAMGSSTENSAYGATRNPWDLSRIPGGSSGGSSAAVAAFEAPLAIGTDTGGSIRQPAAVCGLVGVKPTYGGVSRYGLVAFSSSLDQAGPLARTVTDAALLHAAIAGHDPCDSTSVDRPVPPVVEAAVRREVRGLRIGVVRELSGDGYEPGVQARFDEAVALLAELGAEIVEVSCPHFDYALAAYYLIAPSECSSNLARFDAMRFGLRLGDDGLAGAEEVMSRTRAAGFGPEVKRRIILGTYALSSGYYDAYYGQAQKVRTLISRDFTAAFEQVDVLVSPTTPTVAFPIGAKVDDPIAMYLNDLCTIPANLAGVPAMSVPAGLSDGLPVGFQIMAPAFADERLYEVGGALETALDARRGYPLLAAAPAL, encoded by the coding sequence ATGACCGACGCATCCGCCGACGTCGTCCGGCTCACCGCCGTCGAGACCGCGGCAGCGATCGCGGCCGGCGAGCTGTCCGCCGTCGAGGCCACCCAGGCGGCGCTCGACCGGATCGCCAAGGTCGACGACGCCGTGCACGCCTTCCTGCACGTCGACGTCGAGGGCGCGCTCGCCACCGCGGCCGGGGTCGACACCCGCCGCGCCGCCGGTGAGCAGCTCGGGCCGCTCGCCGGCGTCCCGCTCGCCCTCAAGGACGTCCTGACGGCCAAGGGCCAGCCGACGACCTGCGGGAGCCGCATCCTCGAGGGCTGGTACCCGCCGTACGACGCGACCGTCACCGCGCGCCTGCGGGCCGCCGACGTCGTGATCCTCGGCAAGGCCAACATGGACGAGTTCGCCATGGGCTCCTCCACCGAGAACTCGGCCTACGGCGCCACCCGCAACCCGTGGGACCTCAGCCGCATCCCCGGTGGCAGCTCCGGCGGCTCGTCGGCCGCGGTCGCCGCCTTCGAGGCGCCGCTGGCGATCGGCACGGACACGGGCGGGTCGATCCGCCAGCCGGCCGCCGTCTGCGGCCTGGTCGGGGTGAAGCCCACCTACGGCGGGGTGTCGCGCTACGGGCTGGTGGCCTTCTCCAGCTCGCTGGACCAGGCCGGCCCGCTGGCCAGGACCGTCACCGACGCCGCGCTGCTGCACGCGGCGATCGCCGGCCACGATCCGTGCGACTCCACCAGCGTCGACCGGCCGGTCCCGCCGGTGGTCGAGGCCGCCGTGCGCCGCGAGGTGCGCGGGCTGCGGATCGGCGTGGTCCGGGAGCTGTCCGGGGACGGCTACGAGCCCGGCGTGCAGGCCCGCTTCGACGAGGCGGTGGCGCTGCTCGCCGAGCTCGGGGCGGAGATCGTCGAGGTCAGCTGCCCGCACTTCGACTACGCGCTGGCCGCCTACTACCTGATCGCGCCGAGCGAGTGCTCGTCGAACCTGGCCCGGTTCGACGCGATGCGCTTCGGCCTGCGGCTCGGCGACGACGGGCTGGCCGGCGCCGAGGAGGTCATGAGCCGCACCCGGGCGGCCGGTTTCGGCCCCGAGGTCAAGCGGCGGATCATCCTGGGCACCTACGCCCTGTCGTCCGGCTACTACGACGCCTACTACGGCCAGGCGCAGAAGGTACGGACGCTGATCAGCCGGGACTTCACCGCGGCGTTCGAGCAGGTCGACGTGCTCGTCTCGCCGACCACGCCCACGGTCGCGTTCCCGATCGGGGCGAAGGTCGACGACCCGATCGCCATGTACCTCAACGACCTGTGCACGATCCCGGCGAACCTGGCGGGCGTGCCGGCGATGAGCGTCCCGGCCGGCCTCTCTGACGGATTGCCGGTCGGCTTCCAGATCATGGCCCCGGCCTTCGCCGACGAGCGGCTCTACGAGGTCGGCGGCGCGCTGGAGACGGCGCTCGACGCCCGCCGCGGCTACCCGCTGCTGGCGGCCGCGCCCGCGCTCTAG
- a CDS encoding methionine synthase, translated as MTTSGESGWTSLWPAGAATGVGSLPGNDPLIAAKLVFDEFPDLPHLVELPGRGPGGDMLGRAAAIAAELPVDLQPSGWRLVARPGLDYRRARGMVEQDLDAIEEAADGYVGPLKIAVAGPWTLAAGVELTRGHKALSDHGATRDLAESLAVGLDDLLTTIARRVPGARLLVQLDEPSLPAVLAGRIRTPSGFSVLRVVKEELAGERLGLVLAKAAAANHVAGVGVHCCAPDVPLALLRRAGAQFVGLDATLLSEADDDSIGEAVESGLRLMMGVVPSTDRIDTVAPPSPSAALAADAKIGTGPRRPVAAARGRSSERIAWATDRDEAPDSQERGPAAGGGWSDLSDPGRTVDPVRSLWRRLGFRPEQLGEVVAVTPTCGLAGASERYARLAMRHCRAAARVLVESPE; from the coding sequence GTGACAACAAGTGGTGAGTCGGGATGGACGTCCCTGTGGCCGGCGGGGGCCGCCACAGGAGTCGGATCGCTGCCGGGAAACGACCCGCTGATCGCGGCGAAGCTGGTGTTCGACGAGTTCCCCGACCTGCCGCATCTGGTGGAGCTGCCGGGCCGCGGGCCGGGCGGGGACATGCTCGGCCGGGCCGCGGCGATCGCGGCCGAGCTGCCGGTGGACCTGCAGCCGTCCGGTTGGCGCCTGGTGGCGCGGCCCGGGCTGGACTACCGGCGGGCGCGCGGCATGGTCGAGCAGGACCTCGACGCGATCGAGGAGGCCGCCGACGGGTATGTCGGCCCCCTGAAGATCGCGGTCGCCGGGCCGTGGACGCTCGCGGCCGGCGTCGAGCTGACCCGCGGCCACAAGGCCCTGTCCGACCATGGCGCGACCCGTGACCTGGCCGAGTCGCTGGCCGTCGGCCTGGACGACCTGCTGACGACGATCGCGCGGCGGGTGCCCGGTGCCCGGCTGCTCGTCCAGCTCGACGAGCCGTCCCTGCCGGCGGTGCTCGCGGGCCGGATTCGTACCCCGAGCGGGTTCTCGGTGCTCCGGGTCGTCAAGGAGGAGCTGGCCGGCGAGCGGCTCGGGCTGGTCCTGGCGAAGGCCGCCGCCGCGAACCACGTGGCCGGGGTGGGGGTGCACTGCTGCGCGCCCGACGTGCCGCTGGCGCTGCTGCGCCGGGCCGGCGCGCAGTTCGTCGGCCTGGACGCGACCCTCCTCAGCGAGGCCGACGACGACTCCATCGGCGAGGCCGTGGAGTCCGGGCTGCGGCTGATGATGGGGGTCGTCCCGTCGACCGACCGGATCGACACGGTGGCGCCACCGTCCCCGTCGGCGGCCCTCGCGGCGGACGCGAAGATCGGGACCGGGCCGCGCCGGCCCGTCGCCGCGGCGCGCGGCAGGTCGAGCGAGCGGATCGCGTGGGCCACCGATCGTGACGAGGCGCCGGACAGCCAGGAGCGCGGCCCGGCCGCCGGTGGCGGCTGGTCGGATCTGTCGGACCCGGGTCGTACGGTCGACCCAGTCCGGTCGCTGTGGCGCCGGCTGGGATTTCGGCCCGAACAGCTCGGGGAGGTGGTCGCCGTGACTCCCACCTGTGGACTCGCCGGCGCGAGTGAGCGGTACGCGCGCCTGGCGATGCGGCACTGCCGGGCCGCGGCCCGGGTGCTCGTGGAGTCACCCGAATGA
- the mnmA gene encoding tRNA 2-thiouridine(34) synthase MnmA, whose amino-acid sequence MRVLAAMSGGVDSAVAAARAVDAGHEVTGVHLALSRSPDAERTGARGCCTVEDARDARRAADVLGIPFYVWDLADRFETDVIADFVAAYAAGETPNPCVRCNERIKFSAVLGRALALGFDAVVTGHHARLSADGVLRRSVDPAKDQSYVLGTLRPEQLRRAIFPLGDSTKAQVRAEAAARGLGVADKPDSHDICFVPSGDTGAWLRDRLGAKPGPIVDAATGETLGAHDGTFAFTVGQRRGLRLGRPAPDGRPRYVLDISPVTSTVTVGPAESLDVWRLVADAGVWAAPEGVDVECLAQVRAHGDAVPAVARADGGELSIELRAPVRGTAAGQAVVLYDGDRVLGGGHILRTMAERALA is encoded by the coding sequence ATGCGGGTGCTCGCCGCGATGTCGGGCGGGGTGGACTCGGCGGTCGCCGCCGCGCGTGCCGTCGACGCCGGGCACGAGGTCACCGGCGTGCACCTGGCGCTGTCCCGCTCGCCGGACGCCGAGCGCACCGGCGCCAGGGGCTGCTGCACGGTCGAGGACGCCCGTGACGCCCGCCGCGCCGCCGACGTGCTGGGCATCCCGTTCTACGTCTGGGACCTGGCCGACCGGTTCGAGACCGACGTGATCGCGGACTTCGTCGCCGCGTATGCCGCCGGTGAGACGCCGAACCCGTGCGTGCGCTGCAACGAGCGGATCAAGTTCTCCGCCGTGCTGGGCCGGGCGCTCGCGCTCGGCTTCGACGCCGTCGTCACGGGGCACCACGCCCGGCTGTCCGCCGACGGCGTGCTGCGCCGCTCGGTCGACCCGGCCAAGGACCAGTCCTACGTGCTCGGCACGCTGCGCCCCGAGCAGCTGCGCCGGGCGATCTTCCCGCTGGGCGATTCCACGAAGGCGCAGGTGCGGGCCGAGGCCGCCGCCCGTGGCCTGGGCGTCGCCGACAAGCCGGACAGCCACGACATCTGCTTCGTCCCGTCGGGTGACACCGGCGCCTGGCTGCGCGACCGGCTGGGAGCCAAGCCGGGGCCGATCGTCGACGCGGCGACCGGGGAGACCCTCGGCGCGCACGACGGGACCTTCGCGTTCACCGTCGGCCAGCGGCGCGGGCTGCGCCTCGGCCGCCCGGCGCCGGACGGCCGGCCCCGCTACGTCCTGGACATCTCGCCGGTGACGTCGACCGTGACCGTCGGCCCGGCCGAGTCGCTGGACGTGTGGCGGCTGGTCGCGGACGCGGGCGTGTGGGCGGCGCCCGAAGGGGTCGACGTCGAGTGCCTCGCCCAGGTCCGTGCGCACGGCGACGCTGTGCCGGCTGTCGCGCGGGCCGACGGGGGCGAGCTGTCGATCGAGCTGCGCGCTCCGGTCCGTGGCACGGCCGCCGGCCAGGCCGTCGTTCTCTATGACGGCGACCGGGTTCTCGGCGGCGGTCACATCCTGCGCACGATGGCCGAGCGCGCCCTGGCGTAG
- the ligA gene encoding NAD-dependent DNA ligase LigA, whose protein sequence is MSGPTPDETATADEAELAAAGVQAGAEEVPADARARAAELARVLDEHAYRYYVLAAPTVSDAEYDVLYRELVALEERYPALRTPDSPTQKVTETPSELFEPVTHLERLLSLDNAFDEDEFQAWAARATKETSVAAWLCELKIDGLAVDLVYEDGVLVRAATRGDGRVGEDITANIRTLRSVPARLRGPNVPALLEVRGEVFFPVAAFVALNESLVADGKKPYANPRNTAAGSLRQKDPQVTASRGLAMYVHGLGARRGFDPPSQSAAYEALAELGLPISPRYRVVGDVDAVLAYIREWGEHRHDVEHEIDGVVVKVDDLATQGRLGATSKAPRWAIAYKYPPEEVTTRLKSIEVNVGRTGRVTPFGVLEPVTVAGSTVGLATLHNADQVKAKGVLIGDMIILRKAGDVIPEIVGPVVDLRDGTEREFVFPTHCPECGTELVRPEGEADTRCPNTVGCPAQRREAIIHLASRGALDIDGLGGESAIDLIEAGRVKDIADVFHLDERSFTGMPLFERIETVRDENGKLVKGPDGKALRRSVLGKKAEQVLKGIEAARHRPLWRLLVGLSIRHVGPSAAQALARELRSTDAIRAASLEELAVVDGVGPTIAAAVVEWFADPRHLDLVERLRAGGVTLADEGADEGPRPLAGVTVVITGSLEGYTRDSATEAVQNLGGKVSGSVSKKTSFVIAGENAGTKYDKAVSLKVPILDEAGLRVLLTEGVEAAGALAQVSDPTSPAEPSGVTAGPSDPAASRTE, encoded by the coding sequence ATGAGCGGCCCCACGCCGGACGAGACGGCGACCGCCGACGAGGCCGAGCTCGCGGCCGCGGGCGTCCAGGCCGGGGCCGAGGAGGTGCCCGCGGACGCGCGGGCCCGGGCCGCGGAGCTCGCCCGGGTGCTCGACGAGCACGCCTACCGCTACTACGTGCTGGCCGCGCCGACCGTCTCGGACGCCGAGTACGACGTGCTCTACCGCGAGCTCGTCGCGCTGGAGGAGCGTTACCCGGCCCTGCGCACCCCGGACTCGCCGACCCAGAAGGTCACCGAGACCCCGTCCGAGCTGTTCGAGCCGGTCACCCACCTGGAACGGCTTCTCTCGCTGGACAACGCCTTCGACGAGGACGAGTTCCAGGCCTGGGCGGCCAGGGCCACGAAGGAGACCTCGGTCGCGGCCTGGCTCTGCGAGCTGAAGATCGACGGGCTCGCGGTCGACCTGGTTTACGAGGACGGCGTGCTGGTCCGCGCCGCGACCCGGGGCGACGGCCGGGTGGGGGAGGACATCACCGCCAACATCCGCACGCTGCGCAGCGTCCCGGCGCGGCTGCGCGGGCCGAACGTCCCGGCGCTGCTGGAGGTGCGTGGGGAGGTCTTCTTCCCGGTCGCCGCGTTCGTGGCGCTCAACGAGTCACTGGTCGCCGACGGGAAGAAGCCGTACGCCAACCCACGCAACACCGCGGCCGGCTCGCTGCGGCAGAAGGACCCGCAGGTGACGGCGTCCCGAGGCCTGGCGATGTACGTGCACGGCCTGGGCGCCCGCCGCGGGTTCGACCCGCCCTCGCAGTCGGCGGCCTACGAGGCGCTCGCCGAGCTGGGGCTGCCGATCTCCCCGCGCTACCGGGTGGTCGGCGACGTCGACGCCGTGCTGGCCTACATCCGCGAGTGGGGCGAGCACCGCCACGACGTCGAGCACGAGATCGACGGCGTGGTGGTCAAGGTCGACGACCTGGCCACCCAGGGCCGGCTCGGCGCCACCTCCAAGGCGCCCCGGTGGGCGATCGCCTACAAGTACCCGCCGGAGGAGGTGACCACCCGGCTGAAATCGATCGAGGTGAACGTCGGCCGGACCGGCCGGGTGACCCCGTTCGGCGTGCTGGAGCCCGTCACGGTGGCCGGCTCGACGGTGGGCCTGGCCACGCTGCACAACGCCGACCAGGTGAAGGCCAAGGGCGTCCTGATCGGTGACATGATCATCCTGCGCAAGGCTGGCGACGTGATCCCCGAGATCGTCGGGCCGGTCGTCGATCTGCGCGACGGCACCGAGCGCGAGTTCGTCTTCCCCACCCACTGCCCGGAGTGCGGCACCGAGCTGGTCCGCCCGGAGGGCGAGGCCGACACCCGCTGCCCGAACACGGTCGGCTGCCCGGCCCAGCGCCGAGAGGCGATCATCCACCTGGCGTCGCGCGGCGCCCTGGACATCGACGGCCTCGGCGGCGAGAGCGCGATCGACCTGATCGAGGCTGGCCGGGTCAAGGACATCGCGGACGTCTTCCACCTCGACGAGCGGTCCTTCACCGGGATGCCGCTGTTCGAGCGGATCGAGACCGTCCGCGACGAGAACGGCAAGCTCGTCAAGGGCCCGGACGGCAAGGCGCTGCGCCGGTCGGTGCTCGGCAAGAAGGCCGAGCAGGTCCTCAAGGGCATCGAGGCGGCCCGGCACCGCCCGCTGTGGCGCCTGCTCGTCGGCCTGTCGATCCGCCACGTCGGCCCGTCCGCGGCCCAGGCGCTGGCCAGGGAGCTGCGCTCGACCGACGCGATCCGGGCGGCCAGCCTGGAGGAACTGGCGGTCGTCGACGGTGTCGGCCCGACGATCGCGGCCGCCGTCGTCGAGTGGTTCGCCGACCCGCGTCACCTCGACCTGGTCGAACGGCTGCGGGCCGGCGGCGTGACCCTGGCCGACGAGGGCGCCGACGAGGGCCCGCGCCCGCTGGCCGGCGTCACCGTCGTCATCACCGGCTCGCTGGAGGGCTACACCCGGGACTCGGCGACGGAGGCGGTCCAGAACCTGGGCGGCAAGGTCAGCGGCTCGGTCAGCAAGAAGACCAGCTTTGTCATCGCGGGCGAGAACGCCGGGACGAAGTACGACAAGGCCGTATCCCTGAAGGTCCCGATCCTCGACGAGGCCGGCCTCCGCGTCCTGCTCACCGAGGGCGTCGAAGCGGCCGGTGCCTTGGCCCAGGTCAGCGACCCGACGTCGCCCGCGGAGCCGTCCGGGGTCACCGCGGGTCCCTCCGACCCGGCCGCCTCTCGAACGGAGTAG
- the gatB gene encoding Asp-tRNA(Asn)/Glu-tRNA(Gln) amidotransferase subunit GatB — translation MSTDGAVIATPSFEDAVARYEPVIGLETHVELGTASKMFCGCSTSFGAAPNTQVCPVCLGLPGALPVVNEAAIRFAVMIGLALNCSIASWCRFARKNYFYPDMPKNFQISQYDEPLCSNGWLAVEVDGEVHRVGITRVHLEEDTGKSLHVGGATGRIHGATHSLVDYNRAGIPLVEIVTEPDIRSPEVARAYVEELRELCRSLAVSDVRMEQGSLRCDANVSLRRRPVPGEPDAPFGTRTETKNLNSLRSVERAARYEITRQAALLDGGERIHQETRHFEEASGRTAAGRSKEEATDYRYFPEPDLTPLALTREYIDAVGASLPELPSQRRARLIAEHGFSPRDLVDMSNAGALELVEETIAAGASAPAARKWWLNELARRASDQGVTPAELAIRPVDVARIIELIADGSLTDALARKVIDGVLAGEGDPDEVVSARGLAVVTDDTALSAAVDTAIAASPDLADKVRGGNLNAVGPLVGAVMKAMKGQAVASTVRALLLERLGAA, via the coding sequence GTGAGCACGGACGGCGCCGTCATCGCCACCCCGTCCTTCGAGGACGCGGTCGCCCGGTACGAGCCGGTGATCGGCCTGGAGACGCACGTCGAGCTCGGCACCGCGTCGAAGATGTTCTGCGGCTGCTCGACCTCGTTCGGCGCCGCGCCGAACACCCAGGTCTGCCCGGTCTGCCTCGGGCTGCCCGGCGCGCTGCCGGTGGTCAACGAGGCGGCGATCCGGTTCGCCGTCATGATCGGCCTGGCGCTGAACTGCTCGATCGCGTCCTGGTGCCGGTTCGCGCGGAAGAACTACTTCTACCCGGACATGCCGAAGAACTTCCAGATCAGCCAGTACGACGAGCCGCTGTGCTCGAACGGCTGGCTGGCCGTCGAGGTCGACGGGGAGGTGCACCGGGTCGGCATCACCCGGGTGCACCTGGAGGAGGACACCGGCAAGTCGCTGCACGTCGGTGGCGCCACCGGCCGGATCCACGGCGCGACCCACTCGCTCGTCGACTACAACCGGGCCGGCATCCCGCTGGTGGAGATCGTCACCGAGCCGGACATCCGCTCGCCCGAGGTCGCCCGCGCCTACGTCGAGGAACTGCGCGAGCTGTGCCGCTCGCTCGCCGTGTCCGACGTCCGGATGGAGCAGGGCTCGCTGCGTTGCGACGCGAACGTCTCGCTGCGCCGCCGGCCGGTCCCCGGCGAGCCGGACGCGCCGTTCGGCACCCGGACGGAGACCAAGAACCTCAACTCGCTGCGGTCGGTCGAGCGGGCCGCCCGTTACGAGATCACCCGCCAGGCGGCGCTGCTGGACGGTGGCGAGCGGATCCACCAGGAGACCCGCCACTTCGAGGAGGCCTCGGGCCGTACCGCGGCCGGCCGGTCGAAGGAGGAGGCGACCGACTACCGGTATTTCCCGGAGCCGGACCTGACTCCACTGGCGCTGACCCGGGAGTACATCGACGCCGTCGGGGCGTCGCTGCCTGAGCTGCCGTCGCAGCGGCGGGCCCGGCTGATCGCCGAGCACGGCTTCAGCCCGCGCGATCTCGTCGACATGAGCAACGCGGGCGCGCTCGAACTGGTCGAGGAGACGATCGCCGCCGGCGCGTCCGCCCCGGCGGCGCGCAAGTGGTGGCTCAACGAGCTGGCCCGGCGCGCGTCCGACCAGGGCGTGACCCCCGCGGAGCTGGCGATCCGGCCGGTCGACGTGGCCCGGATCATCGAGCTGATCGCCGACGGGAGCCTCACGGACGCGCTGGCCCGCAAGGTCATCGACGGTGTGCTCGCCGGCGAGGGCGACCCGGACGAGGTCGTGTCGGCCCGGGGCCTGGCTGTCGTCACCGATGACACCGCGCTGTCCGCGGCCGTCGACACCGCGATCGCCGCGTCCCCGGACCTCGCCGACAAGGTCCGCGGCGGCAACCTCAACGCCGTCGGCCCGCTCGTCGGCGCCGTCATGAAGGCCATGAAGGGCCAGGCCGTCGCCTCGACCGTCCGGGCACTCCTGCTGGAGCGACTCGGCGCGGCGTAG
- a CDS encoding metallophosphoesterase family protein has translation MAAASRKLLACSDLHVRHQENRAVVEAMRPTGDDDWLLVVGDVAEYVAEFRWALTLLAGRFAKVIWVPGNHELWTPNRDPVQLRGVARYWHLVDICRELGVLTPEDPYPTWDGPGGPVVVAPMFLLYDYTFRPQGTSTKAEALAYAYSTGVVCSDEHLLHPDPFPAIDDWCRSRVALTEQRLEALDPAGPPTLLVNHFPLVREPTRVLRYPEFAQWCGTELTADWHLRFRAAAAVYGHLHIPRTTSYDGVRFEEVSLGYPREWTRRPAHYQRPPLRQILPVEA, from the coding sequence ATGGCCGCCGCCTCCCGGAAGCTGCTCGCGTGCAGCGATCTGCACGTCCGCCATCAGGAGAACCGGGCCGTGGTCGAGGCGATGCGTCCGACCGGGGACGACGACTGGCTGCTCGTCGTCGGTGACGTGGCCGAGTACGTCGCCGAGTTCCGCTGGGCGCTCACGCTGCTGGCCGGCAGGTTCGCGAAGGTCATCTGGGTGCCGGGCAACCACGAGCTGTGGACGCCGAACCGCGACCCGGTCCAGCTACGCGGGGTCGCCCGTTACTGGCACCTGGTCGACATCTGCCGCGAGCTCGGCGTGCTCACGCCGGAGGACCCCTACCCGACCTGGGACGGGCCGGGCGGGCCGGTCGTGGTCGCGCCGATGTTCCTGCTCTACGACTACACGTTCCGCCCGCAGGGCACGTCGACCAAGGCCGAGGCGCTCGCCTACGCCTACTCGACCGGCGTCGTCTGCTCGGACGAGCACCTGCTGCACCCCGACCCGTTCCCGGCCATCGACGACTGGTGCCGGTCCCGGGTCGCGCTCACCGAGCAGCGGCTGGAGGCGCTCGACCCCGCGGGCCCGCCGACCCTGCTGGTCAACCACTTCCCGCTGGTCCGGGAGCCGACCAGGGTGCTGCGCTACCCCGAGTTCGCGCAGTGGTGCGGCACCGAGCTGACCGCCGACTGGCACCTGCGCTTCCGGGCCGCCGCCGCCGTCTACGGCCACCTGCACATCCCGCGCACCACCAGCTACGACGGCGTCCGCTTCGAGGAGGTCTCCCTCGGCTACCCCCGAGAGTGGACCCGCCGCCCGGCCCACTACCAACGCCCCCCACTCCGCCAGATCCTCCCCGTCGAGGCCTGA
- the gatC gene encoding Asp-tRNA(Asn)/Glu-tRNA(Gln) amidotransferase subunit GatC encodes MAITRDEVAHLARLSRMSLSDAELDALAPQLDQILSAVARVAEVAAADIPPTSHAVPLTNVFRVDTTRPSLTAEEALAGAPSAEEGRFRVPRILDPDE; translated from the coding sequence ATGGCCATCACGAGGGACGAGGTCGCGCATCTCGCCCGCCTGTCGCGGATGTCGCTGTCGGATGCCGAGCTCGACGCGCTCGCACCACAGCTGGACCAGATCCTGTCCGCCGTCGCCCGGGTCGCCGAGGTCGCGGCGGCGGACATCCCGCCCACCAGCCATGCTGTGCCGCTTACCAACGTCTTCCGGGTCGACACGACCCGGCCGTCGCTGACGGCGGAGGAGGCACTCGCCGGGGCGCCGTCCGCCGAGGAAGGCCGTTTCCGGGTACCGCGCATCCTCGACCCGGACGAGTAG
- a CDS encoding ABC transporter ATP-binding protein: MTTTISLTGVTRRYRGHVALDDVTLDLQGPTITGLLGRNGAGKTTLMRIIAAQQFPSAGQVLVLGASPVENDAILRRMVFVREDQVFPDIRVRDALRMAALFYPNWSTELADDLVAEFELPSRRPVKKLSRGMRSALSIVIGLAARTEVVLFDEPYAGLDAVARQVFYDRLLLDYAEHPRTVLLSTHLVDEVAGLLDQVVIISRGRVVLNAAADDLRGRYTSVSGPSAAVAELVAGRPTWERRTLASQEAVVLAEPLDESDRLRAQELHLRMEPLSLQQMLVAVSGQAGEDSLERTNA, encoded by the coding sequence ATGACCACGACGATCTCGCTCACCGGCGTGACCAGGCGCTACCGGGGCCACGTCGCCCTGGACGACGTCACGCTCGACCTCCAGGGCCCCACGATCACCGGGCTGCTGGGCCGCAACGGCGCCGGCAAGACGACGCTGATGCGGATCATCGCCGCCCAGCAGTTCCCGTCGGCCGGCCAGGTGCTGGTCCTCGGCGCCAGCCCGGTCGAGAACGACGCCATCCTGCGCCGCATGGTCTTCGTGCGCGAGGACCAGGTCTTCCCGGACATCCGGGTCCGCGACGCCCTGCGGATGGCGGCGCTGTTCTACCCGAACTGGAGCACCGAGCTGGCCGACGATCTGGTCGCCGAGTTCGAGCTGCCGAGCCGCCGACCGGTCAAGAAGCTGTCCCGGGGGATGCGGTCCGCGCTGAGCATCGTCATCGGCCTGGCGGCGCGAACCGAGGTCGTGCTGTTCGACGAGCCCTACGCCGGCCTGGACGCGGTCGCGCGCCAGGTGTTCTACGACCGGCTCCTCCTGGACTACGCGGAGCACCCGCGCACCGTGCTGCTGTCCACCCACCTGGTCGACGAGGTCGCCGGCCTGCTCGACCAGGTCGTGATCATCAGCCGCGGCCGGGTCGTCCTGAACGCCGCGGCCGACGACCTGCGGGGCCGGTACACGTCGGTGAGCGGCCCGTCCGCCGCGGTGGCCGAGCTCGTCGCCGGGCGCCCCACCTGGGAACGGCGCACGCTCGCGTCGCAGGAGGCCGTCGTCCTGGCCGAGCCTCTCGACGAGTCCGACCGGCTGCGCGCGCAGGAGCTGCACCTGCGGATGGAACCCCTGTCCCTGCAACAGATGCTGGTCGCCGTCTCCGGCCAGGCCGGCGAGGACTCGCTGGAGAGGACGAACGCATGA